In Clostridium sp. DL-VIII, the following proteins share a genomic window:
- a CDS encoding 3D domain-containing protein: MIEKLRRFIKQSFSNGPKAKFIIGAAAIMIVVVTVVTIMSMRKTLILSIDGKEETFVTYKGTVKDVLQEKGIQLSEKDKVQPSIESKVSEKETIKIKKAIPVEIKANGVQLEVQTAEDTVEDMLDAEKNTLESQGIEFDKDVDEVSPSLDSKVEGDLSVQLVKVDTKDVVEKQPINFDTIVEKDENLDSSVQKVKSEGVNGEKEITYQIIYKDGVEVSRNVKSTKTISEPKNEIVVKGTGQVYASRGGDRINYKKKFNCTATAYSNHSTTATGRTPVRNEGGLSTIAVDPSVIPLGSKVYVDGYGYAIAADTGGAIRGDKVDLYLNSSSECNNWGRKSVNVLVVAYPGEW; the protein is encoded by the coding sequence ATGATAGAAAAATTGAGAAGATTTATCAAACAAAGTTTTTCTAACGGTCCGAAGGCAAAATTTATAATTGGTGCAGCTGCAATAATGATTGTAGTTGTTACAGTAGTGACGATAATGAGCATGAGAAAAACGCTCATATTAAGTATAGACGGTAAAGAAGAGACTTTTGTCACGTACAAGGGGACTGTTAAAGATGTGTTGCAGGAAAAAGGAATTCAACTATCCGAAAAAGACAAAGTGCAGCCATCCATAGAATCCAAAGTATCTGAGAAAGAAACTATAAAAATTAAAAAAGCTATTCCAGTTGAAATTAAAGCAAATGGAGTGCAATTAGAAGTGCAAACAGCAGAAGATACTGTTGAGGATATGCTCGATGCAGAGAAGAATACATTAGAAAGTCAAGGAATAGAATTTGACAAAGATGTAGATGAAGTATCACCTTCATTGGATTCTAAGGTAGAAGGGGACTTAAGTGTACAGCTTGTCAAAGTGGACACTAAAGATGTTGTTGAGAAACAACCAATTAACTTTGATACAATAGTTGAAAAAGATGAAAACTTGGACAGCAGTGTCCAAAAGGTTAAGAGTGAAGGAGTTAATGGGGAAAAGGAAATTACTTATCAAATAATATATAAAGATGGAGTAGAAGTTTCTCGAAATGTAAAGAGTACTAAAACTATATCAGAGCCAAAAAATGAAATAGTAGTAAAAGGAACTGGCCAAGTATACGCAAGTAGAGGCGGAGATAGGATAAACTACAAGAAAAAGTTTAATTGTACAGCAACAGCGTACAGTAATCATTCGACTACTGCTACAGGGAGAACTCCTGTTAGAAATGAAGGCGGTTTAAGTACTATTGCGGTTGATCCTTCTGTAATCCCATTAGGAAGTAAAGTTTATGTAGATGGGTATGGATATGCAATTGCAGCGGACACGGGTGGTGCTATAAGAGGCGATAAGGTTGATTTGTATCTCAATTCATCAAGTGAATGTAACAATTGGGGTAGGAAGTCAGTTAACGTATTGGTAGTAGCTTATCCTGGAGAATGGTAA
- a CDS encoding aminopeptidase P family protein gives MKVSERIQKLRELMKKEKIDYYIVPSDDFHQSEYVAECFKARAYITGFTGSAGTALIGKEKAILWTDGRYFIQANQQLEGSGVELFKMRIPGWPTLEEWLIDNMKEGETLGFDGRVVPLNQYKDILKIKEEKNINISMSKDLIQEIWIDKPEMPKEKIFILDTKYCGKTANEKIQEVRAEMKKLGGKAYIIASLDDIAWLFNIRGNDVKYTPVILSYALIDEKQARLYIDKEKVSAYDKERLLAEGIELKDYEDIFGDIMAIKDSVILDSGKVSAFIYEQINKNINIIEELNITTKLKAIKNETEIKSLKNCQLKDGVAMVKFIKWIKENAGKEVITELTLNDKLYEFRSKGDLFIEESFATIAGYKEHAAMMHYSATEESAYELERQGILLVDSGGQYLDGTTDITRSIILGEISEQERRDFTLVLKAHINLMKAKFLKGTTGSNIDILSRRVLWEEGIDYKCGTGHGVGFCLSVHEGPQTIRPIPNTIELEPGMILTNEPGIYREGSHGIRTENIMLVVEDEKSDEFGEFYRFETMSYCPIDLDGIDKELLTEDEKEWLNSYHEETYNKLSPFLSFDEKEFLKNVTKAI, from the coding sequence ATGAAAGTTTCAGAAAGAATACAGAAGTTAAGAGAACTAATGAAAAAGGAAAAAATAGATTATTATATAGTACCAAGTGATGATTTTCATCAAAGTGAGTATGTTGCTGAATGCTTTAAAGCAAGAGCATATATAACTGGCTTTACAGGTTCAGCAGGAACAGCTTTAATTGGGAAAGAAAAAGCAATTTTATGGACAGATGGAAGGTATTTTATACAAGCTAATCAGCAGTTAGAGGGTTCAGGTGTAGAACTTTTTAAAATGAGAATTCCAGGATGGCCAACTTTAGAAGAATGGCTTATAGATAACATGAAGGAAGGAGAAACTCTAGGCTTTGATGGAAGAGTAGTGCCATTAAACCAATATAAAGATATTTTAAAAATAAAAGAAGAAAAGAATATAAACATATCTATGAGCAAGGATTTAATTCAAGAGATTTGGATAGATAAACCTGAAATGCCGAAGGAAAAGATTTTTATTCTTGATACAAAATACTGTGGAAAAACTGCTAATGAAAAGATTCAAGAAGTAAGAGCTGAGATGAAAAAACTAGGTGGAAAGGCATATATTATAGCATCTTTAGATGATATAGCATGGCTTTTTAACATTAGAGGAAATGATGTTAAATATACACCAGTAATATTATCGTATGCACTGATTGATGAGAAACAAGCACGATTATATATAGATAAGGAAAAGGTATCAGCTTATGATAAAGAAAGGCTATTAGCTGAGGGAATTGAATTAAAGGATTATGAGGACATATTTGGAGATATAATGGCGATAAAAGATAGTGTTATATTAGATTCGGGTAAAGTAAGTGCCTTTATATATGAACAAATAAATAAAAATATTAATATAATAGAAGAATTAAATATAACCACAAAGTTAAAAGCTATAAAAAATGAAACAGAAATAAAAAGCTTAAAAAACTGCCAGCTTAAAGATGGAGTTGCAATGGTAAAATTCATAAAGTGGATTAAAGAAAATGCAGGTAAAGAAGTTATCACAGAGCTTACTTTAAATGATAAGCTATATGAATTTAGAAGCAAAGGTGATTTATTTATTGAAGAGAGCTTTGCTACAATTGCAGGATATAAAGAGCATGCAGCAATGATGCATTACTCAGCAACAGAAGAAAGTGCATATGAATTAGAAAGGCAGGGAATATTGTTAGTTGATAGCGGCGGACAATATTTAGATGGGACTACTGATATAACACGCAGCATTATTTTAGGAGAAATAAGTGAACAAGAAAGAAGAGATTTTACATTAGTATTAAAGGCTCATATAAATTTGATGAAGGCTAAGTTTTTAAAAGGAACAACTGGATCAAATATAGACATATTAAGCAGAAGAGTTCTATGGGAAGAAGGAATAGATTATAAGTGTGGAACAGGACATGGAGTAGGTTTTTGTTTAAGTGTTCATGAAGGACCACAAACTATAAGACCAATTCCTAATACAATAGAGCTTGAACCGGGAATGATACTAACCAATGAACCAGGAATATATAGAGAAGGTAGTCATGGAATTAGGACTGAAAATATTATGTTAGTTGTGGAAGATGAAAAAAGTGATGAGTTTGGTGAATTCTATAGATTTGAAACTATGTCATATTGTCCAATAGATTTAGATGGAATTGATAAAGAATTATTAACAGAAGATGAAAAAGAGTGGCTAAATAGTTATCATGAAGAAACTTATAATAAATTAAGTCCTTTCTTGAGTTTTGATGAAAAAGAATTTCTCAAAAATGTGACAAAAGCAATATAA
- a CDS encoding prolipoprotein diacylglyceryl transferase: protein MRIILFEVFGIQIKSYGLMIAIGIIIAATLFINKGKNRGFDEELLLNLVIFAVLGGIFGGKALFIITEIKDIIKDPSILLNFGYGFVIYGAIGGGAIAIYLYCKRKGWNFMEILDMTVPGLAIAQGFGRIGCFLAGCCYGEETTLPIGVKFPENSLAPAGVYLQPTQIYSSIFDFLLGFLLLYYSKRERQSGKVVGLYLIIYSIGRFLVEFLRNDPRGSVGIFSTSQFIAIFTLILGISIYYKHKIFKGAEKRIEEK from the coding sequence ATGAGGATAATACTATTCGAGGTATTTGGGATACAAATAAAGAGTTATGGATTAATGATTGCAATTGGAATAATAATTGCAGCCACTTTATTTATAAATAAGGGAAAAAATAGAGGATTCGATGAAGAACTTTTATTGAATTTAGTTATTTTTGCAGTACTTGGCGGTATATTTGGAGGTAAGGCATTATTTATAATAACTGAAATTAAAGATATTATAAAAGATCCAAGCATATTATTGAACTTTGGATATGGATTTGTAATTTATGGAGCTATAGGTGGTGGAGCCATAGCTATATATTTATATTGTAAAAGAAAAGGTTGGAATTTCATGGAGATCTTAGACATGACGGTTCCAGGGCTCGCAATAGCTCAAGGATTTGGGAGGATTGGATGTTTTTTAGCAGGATGCTGTTATGGTGAAGAAACTACTCTGCCTATAGGTGTTAAATTTCCGGAAAATTCCCTAGCACCAGCAGGCGTATATTTACAACCAACACAAATATATTCATCTATTTTTGATTTTTTACTAGGTTTTTTACTTTTATACTATAGCAAAAGAGAAAGGCAATCTGGTAAGGTTGTGGGCTTATACTTAATAATATATAGTATAGGGAGATTTTTAGTGGAATTTTTAAGGAATGATCCAAGGGGTAGTGTTGGAATTTTTTCTACATCACAATTTATTGCAATATTTACTTTGATACTAGGGATTAGTATTTATTATAAACATAAGATTTTTAAAGGAGCGGAGAAAAGAATTGAAGAAAAATAA
- a CDS encoding aminopeptidase P family protein, with translation MNKNVYIENRKRFMNTIEDNSVIVLFAGKSRPKTGDEVYQFTPDRNFYYLTGIQEEGHIVVLSKLNNSVSEKLFLTDLDLDKEMWSGKTLRDTEGQEISGIKDTVYMKEFNDYFNRIVKGSEELNLYLDLDREAFEDDASVSNLFAKEIISKYPYINIKNLISKIAPLRMVKSDEEIKEMRKAIEITIEGVKALMKNVKAGMKEYEIESYFDFECKTRGVKDYAFRTIAAAGKNATILHYVDNNSELKDGDLILFDLGAQWNLYNGDITRAFPINGKFTERQKEVYEAVLRVNKAVINKIKPGVDSKELDEWARGLIAEECIKLGIIKEKEEVKKYYWHRIGHSLGLDTHDLGILGREFTFKEGMVFTVEPGIYIGEEGIGIRIEDDILVTKDGCEVLTKDMIKEIKDIEEFMK, from the coding sequence ATGAACAAAAATGTATATATAGAAAATAGAAAAAGGTTTATGAATACTATAGAAGACAATTCAGTCATAGTGTTATTTGCAGGAAAGTCACGTCCAAAGACAGGAGATGAAGTATATCAATTCACCCCTGATAGAAACTTTTATTACTTAACAGGAATACAAGAAGAAGGGCACATAGTAGTATTATCAAAACTCAATAATTCAGTAAGTGAAAAGTTGTTTTTGACTGACTTAGATTTAGATAAAGAAATGTGGAGCGGAAAAACTCTAAGGGATACTGAAGGTCAAGAGATATCTGGCATAAAAGATACGGTTTATATGAAAGAATTCAATGATTATTTTAATAGAATAGTTAAAGGTAGTGAAGAGCTTAATTTATACCTAGATTTAGATAGAGAAGCGTTTGAAGATGATGCATCTGTATCAAATTTATTCGCAAAAGAAATTATAAGTAAATATCCATACATTAACATAAAGAATTTAATAAGTAAAATAGCACCTCTTAGAATGGTTAAGTCTGATGAAGAAATAAAGGAAATGAGAAAAGCTATAGAAATAACAATTGAAGGTGTAAAGGCTTTAATGAAAAATGTGAAGGCTGGAATGAAGGAATATGAAATAGAATCATATTTTGATTTTGAATGCAAAACAAGAGGGGTTAAAGACTACGCTTTTAGAACAATAGCAGCAGCAGGAAAGAATGCAACTATTCTTCACTATGTTGACAATAATAGTGAATTAAAAGATGGAGATTTAATTTTATTTGATTTAGGAGCTCAATGGAATTTATATAATGGAGATATCACAAGAGCTTTCCCAATCAATGGAAAGTTTACTGAAAGACAAAAAGAAGTTTATGAAGCAGTTCTAAGAGTAAACAAGGCAGTAATTAATAAAATAAAACCAGGAGTTGATTCAAAGGAACTTGATGAATGGGCTAGAGGTTTAATTGCTGAAGAATGTATTAAACTAGGAATAATAAAGGAAAAGGAAGAAGTTAAAAAATATTACTGGCATAGAATAGGACATAGTTTAGGATTGGATACTCACGACTTGGGAATATTGGGTAGAGAATTTACTTTTAAAGAAGGTATGGTATTTACAGTTGAGCCAGGAATATATATAGGAGAAGAAGGTATTGGAATAAGAATAGAAGATGATATTCTAGTTACTAAAGATGGATGTGAAGTTTTAACTAAGGACATGATAAAGGAAATTAAGGACATTGAAGAATTTATGAAATAA
- the metG gene encoding methionine--tRNA ligase translates to MCKDCKKTFYISTPIYYPSTKLHIGNTYTTVAADALSRFKRLTGYDVMFLTGTDEHGQKIQRIAEEKGITPKQHVDEVVAGIKDLWSMMNISYDKFIRTTDDYHIKAVQDIFKKLYDQGDIYKSSYEGWYCTPCESFWTDTQLVNGNCPDCGRPVEKSKEEAYFFKMSKYADRLIKHIEDHPEFIQPESRKNEMLNNFLRPGLQDLCVSRTSFNWGVPVTFDESHVVYVWIDALSNYITALGYGQDNKELYEKYWPADVHLIGKDILRFHTIYWPIMLMALDLPLPKQVFGHGWLLVDGGKMSKSKGNVVDPVVLVNEFGVDPVRYYLLKEIPFGADGLFNNEIFIKKINSDLCNDLGNLLSRTVAMVEKYFGGEIPAQSEKEAIDDELIGLALAAPGKIEDAINELNIPQALEHVFELIGRANKYIDETTPWILAKDDSKKARLGTVLYNLAESLRFASVMISSFLPDTARKINEQINTSEISWESLKSFDGTKAGTKVVKAENLFPRIDVDKKLAELEALKAAMQPAKREITQIKEEITIEDFEKIDLRVVKVLACEPIKGAKKLLKLKVDLGNEERQVVSGIAAHYKPEELVGKNVVLVANLKPVKLRGELSQGMILCAASDDDSILKIVDPGDLDTGSIVR, encoded by the coding sequence ATGTGTAAAGATTGTAAAAAAACATTTTATATTAGTACGCCAATTTATTACCCATCAACTAAGCTTCATATAGGAAATACCTATACTACCGTAGCTGCTGATGCCTTATCTAGATTCAAGAGATTAACTGGATATGATGTAATGTTCTTAACTGGTACAGATGAACATGGGCAAAAAATTCAAAGAATAGCTGAAGAAAAAGGAATTACACCTAAGCAGCATGTAGATGAAGTTGTTGCTGGAATTAAAGATCTTTGGAGCATGATGAATATAAGCTATGATAAATTTATAAGAACTACTGATGATTATCATATTAAAGCAGTTCAAGATATATTTAAGAAATTATATGATCAAGGAGATATTTATAAGAGTTCTTATGAAGGATGGTATTGTACACCTTGTGAATCATTTTGGACTGACACTCAATTAGTAAATGGTAATTGTCCAGACTGTGGAAGACCAGTTGAAAAATCAAAGGAAGAGGCATATTTCTTTAAAATGAGTAAATATGCTGACAGATTAATAAAACACATTGAAGATCATCCAGAGTTTATTCAACCAGAATCAAGAAAAAATGAAATGTTAAATAATTTCTTAAGACCTGGGCTTCAAGATCTTTGTGTATCAAGAACCAGCTTCAATTGGGGAGTACCAGTAACTTTTGATGAAAGCCATGTTGTTTATGTTTGGATTGATGCTTTATCAAACTATATAACTGCTCTTGGATATGGTCAAGATAATAAAGAATTATATGAAAAGTATTGGCCTGCAGATGTGCATTTAATAGGAAAAGATATCTTAAGGTTCCATACTATTTATTGGCCAATTATGTTAATGGCTTTAGATTTACCACTACCAAAACAAGTATTTGGCCATGGATGGTTACTTGTTGATGGTGGAAAGATGTCAAAATCTAAAGGAAATGTAGTTGATCCAGTCGTACTTGTAAATGAATTTGGGGTAGATCCTGTAAGATATTATTTATTAAAAGAAATCCCATTTGGAGCAGATGGATTATTTAATAATGAAATATTCATAAAGAAGATAAATTCAGATCTTTGTAATGATTTAGGTAATCTTTTATCGAGAACTGTTGCGATGGTTGAAAAATACTTTGGCGGAGAAATACCAGCGCAAAGTGAAAAGGAAGCTATTGATGATGAGTTAATAGGCTTAGCATTAGCAGCACCAGGAAAGATCGAAGACGCGATAAATGAGTTAAATATACCACAAGCATTAGAACATGTTTTTGAATTAATAGGAAGAGCTAATAAATATATAGATGAAACAACTCCATGGATATTGGCTAAAGATGACAGCAAAAAAGCTAGACTTGGAACAGTACTTTATAATCTAGCTGAAAGTCTTAGATTTGCATCTGTAATGATTTCATCATTTTTACCAGATACAGCTAGGAAGATAAATGAACAAATTAATACTTCAGAAATATCATGGGAATCATTAAAATCATTTGATGGAACAAAAGCAGGAACAAAGGTGGTTAAAGCTGAAAACTTATTCCCTAGAATAGATGTTGATAAAAAGCTTGCTGAATTAGAAGCTTTAAAAGCAGCTATGCAGCCAGCTAAGAGAGAGATTACTCAAATAAAAGAAGAAATAACAATTGAAGATTTCGAAAAGATTGATTTAAGAGTTGTAAAAGTATTAGCGTGTGAACCAATAAAAGGTGCTAAGAAATTACTAAAATTAAAAGTTGATTTAGGCAACGAAGAAAGACAAGTGGTTTCAGGAATAGCAGCTCACTACAAACCAGAAGAATTAGTTGGGAAAAACGTTGTATTAGTTGCCAATTTAAAACCTGTAAAGCTTAGAGGAGAATTGTCTCAAGGAATGATTTTATGTGCTGCAAGTGATGATGACAGTATATTAAAAATAGTAGATCCTGGTGACCTTGATACTGGAAGTATAGTAAGATAG
- the rnmV gene encoding ribonuclease M5: MIKEVIVVEGRDDVDAVKKAIDAEIISVGGFGINAKVIERIKEAQKRKGVIVLTDPDFAGEKIRRIISKRVKGIKHAYIAKEDGLKNGDIGVENACPEVILRALEMAKITVQEKQEFFNMQDMFYFKLTGDTTSKVRRRMLGKILGIGYGNATQMISRLNNYGITREEFTDAIMEIEKQLEVGNN, from the coding sequence TTGATAAAGGAAGTAATTGTTGTTGAAGGTAGAGACGATGTTGATGCCGTAAAAAAAGCAATAGATGCAGAAATAATATCTGTTGGAGGATTTGGAATAAATGCCAAGGTAATTGAAAGAATAAAAGAGGCTCAGAAAAGAAAAGGCGTAATTGTTTTAACTGATCCAGATTTTGCAGGTGAAAAGATAAGAAGAATAATATCTAAGAGAGTAAAAGGAATAAAGCATGCGTATATAGCGAAGGAAGATGGGCTTAAAAATGGAGATATTGGAGTTGAAAATGCTTGTCCAGAAGTTATCTTAAGAGCACTAGAAATGGCGAAAATAACGGTACAAGAGAAGCAGGAATTTTTTAATATGCAGGATATGTTTTATTTTAAATTAACAGGTGATACTACATCAAAGGTTAGAAGACGTATGTTAGGTAAAATATTAGGAATAGGATATGGAAATGCAACACAAATGATTTCTAGACTAAATAATTATGGAATAACAAGAGAAGAATTTACGGATGCTATAATGGAAATAGAAAAACAATTGGAAGTAGGTAATAATTAA
- the rsmA gene encoding 16S rRNA (adenine(1518)-N(6)/adenine(1519)-N(6))-dimethyltransferase RsmA: MDFKDVKTQELVKKYNFKFSKSLGQNFLVDDSVLNDIVDGAEVNDEDFVIEIGPGVGTLTAELLKKAKKVTSIELDNDLIPILKQELGEYENFELIHKDALKVDFNELIGTEKSVKLVANLPYYVTTPIIVKLLKEGYNFKSLTIMIQKEVAERINSDPDCKEYGALSVLVQYYCNTSIIRKVQPACFIPRPKVESIVIRLDKLNEPRVKTKDINFMFELVRAGFNMRRKTLWNAAKTLKVNRDKLEEAFEKSGVDPKRRAETLALEEFAKLADCIYDIKVSD; this comes from the coding sequence ATGGATTTTAAAGATGTAAAAACTCAAGAATTGGTTAAAAAATATAACTTTAAATTTTCAAAGAGTTTAGGCCAAAATTTTTTGGTTGATGATTCTGTACTTAATGATATAGTTGATGGAGCGGAAGTTAATGATGAGGATTTTGTCATAGAAATCGGACCAGGAGTTGGAACATTAACAGCTGAGCTTTTAAAGAAAGCTAAAAAAGTAACATCTATTGAATTAGATAATGATTTAATTCCAATTTTAAAACAAGAATTAGGGGAATATGAAAACTTTGAATTAATACATAAAGATGCACTTAAGGTTGATTTTAATGAACTTATTGGTACTGAAAAGAGTGTTAAACTTGTAGCTAATTTACCTTACTATGTAACTACTCCAATAATAGTTAAGCTTTTAAAAGAAGGATATAACTTTAAGTCTCTAACTATAATGATACAAAAGGAAGTTGCAGAGAGAATAAATTCAGATCCAGATTGCAAAGAATATGGAGCATTATCCGTTTTGGTTCAATATTATTGTAACACTAGTATTATAAGAAAGGTACAGCCAGCTTGTTTTATTCCAAGACCTAAAGTAGAATCTATAGTCATTAGACTAGATAAATTGAATGAACCAAGAGTAAAAACCAAGGATATAAACTTTATGTTTGAGTTAGTAAGAGCAGGATTTAATATGAGAAGAAAGACTTTATGGAATGCGGCAAAAACACTTAAAGTAAATAGAGATAAATTAGAAGAAGCATTTGAAAAGTCAGGAGTAGATCCTAAAAGGAGAGCTGAAACATTGGCATTAGAAGAGTTTGCAAAGCTAGCAGATTGTATTTATGATATAAAGGTTTCAGACTAA
- a CDS encoding TatD family hydrolase has protein sequence MNEKFKIIDSHAHYDDEAFNEDRANVLNEIRKNGVVGVLNCASSYDSLKSTDKLTKEYDFIFGALGIHPENADEMEEDILDEIRTYIKSNDKIVAIGEIGLDYHWDENPSREVQKKVFRKQMNLAKELKLPVVIHDRDAHSDTLEIIKEFPDVTGVVHCFSGSVEFAKECVKLGYYIGFTGVVTFKNAKKTVEVAKEIPLDRILVETDCPYMAPEPNRGKRNKSDYIEYIITKIAEIRNIDPYEANLSFNNNFARLIIKEK, from the coding sequence ATGAATGAGAAGTTTAAAATAATTGATAGCCATGCTCACTATGATGATGAAGCATTTAATGAGGATAGGGCAAATGTACTAAATGAAATTAGAAAAAATGGAGTAGTTGGAGTATTGAATTGTGCATCATCATATGATAGTTTAAAAAGCACGGATAAATTAACAAAAGAATATGATTTTATATTTGGTGCATTAGGGATACATCCTGAAAATGCAGATGAGATGGAGGAAGACATATTAGATGAGATTAGAACGTATATTAAAAGTAATGATAAAATAGTAGCTATTGGAGAGATAGGTCTGGATTATCATTGGGATGAAAATCCTTCTAGAGAAGTTCAAAAAAAAGTATTTAGAAAACAAATGAATTTAGCAAAAGAACTAAAGCTTCCTGTTGTTATCCATGATAGAGATGCTCATAGTGACACATTAGAAATTATAAAGGAATTTCCTGATGTCACAGGAGTAGTTCATTGCTTTTCAGGAAGTGTAGAATTTGCAAAAGAATGCGTGAAACTTGGTTATTATATAGGGTTTACAGGAGTTGTTACTTTTAAAAATGCAAAGAAAACCGTTGAAGTAGCAAAAGAAATTCCGCTAGATAGAATTCTTGTTGAAACAGATTGTCCGTACATGGCTCCAGAGCCAAACAGAGGAAAAAGAAATAAATCAGATTATATTGAATATATAATCACTAAAATAGCAGAAATTAGAAATATTGACCCATATGAGGCTAATTTAAGCTTTAATAATAACTTTGCTAGATTGATTATTAAGGAAAAATAA
- a CDS encoding nucleoside recognition domain-containing protein, translating to MFNYLSKSIIPIIFLLIITYGMFKGRKVYEWFIEGAKEGLNVVLRIFPYLLAMIIAVQIFKDAKLMDLLNNLIAPLGNMIALPKDLIPLLIIKPLSGSGAIGVFTDIIKSVGPDTRTGLIASVVMGSTETIFYTITVYFGAVKVKKIRHTLWAAVFADLTAIIMAIFMVDKFLLR from the coding sequence ATGTTTAACTATTTAAGTAAGAGCATAATACCAATAATATTTTTACTTATTATAACCTATGGAATGTTTAAAGGCAGAAAGGTTTATGAATGGTTTATTGAAGGTGCTAAAGAAGGTTTGAATGTAGTTTTGAGAATATTTCCATATTTACTGGCTATGATAATTGCAGTTCAAATTTTTAAGGACGCAAAGTTAATGGATTTATTAAATAATTTAATTGCACCGTTAGGTAATATGATAGCCTTGCCTAAGGATCTTATACCTTTATTAATAATAAAACCTTTATCAGGAAGTGGAGCAATTGGAGTATTTACAGATATAATAAAAAGTGTAGGACCGGATACAAGAACAGGTCTTATAGCATCTGTGGTAATGGGAAGTACAGAAACTATATTTTATACTATTACGGTTTACTTTGGTGCAGTAAAGGTAAAGAAGATAAGGCATACTTTATGGGCGGCAGTATTTGCTGATTTGACAGCAATAATAATGGCTATATTTATGGTAGACAAATTTTTATTGAGATAA
- a CDS encoding nucleoside recognition domain-containing protein, producing MINYIWFFLIFFGILVGVLSGNGEIISKAIVNSSGSTVTFIIELTGIMCFWCGVMKVAENSGLTEKISKLLKPILKVIFKNAAKDEKALGAIVMNLTANMLGLSNAATPFGIKAMEELDRLNEKKGTASDDMALFLVLNATCIQLVPSTIISIRAACNSGNPGGIILPTIVSTATAAIVGVICCKLLQKYF from the coding sequence ATGATAAATTATATTTGGTTTTTTCTGATTTTTTTTGGAATTTTGGTTGGGGTGTTAAGTGGAAATGGCGAAATTATTTCCAAGGCAATAGTTAATTCATCCGGAAGTACGGTTACTTTTATAATTGAGCTTACGGGTATAATGTGTTTTTGGTGCGGAGTTATGAAAGTAGCAGAAAACAGCGGACTTACAGAAAAAATATCTAAGCTGTTGAAACCTATTCTTAAAGTTATTTTTAAAAATGCAGCTAAAGATGAAAAAGCATTGGGAGCTATAGTTATGAATCTTACTGCAAATATGCTTGGATTGTCGAATGCAGCAACACCTTTTGGAATCAAGGCTATGGAAGAATTAGATAGGCTTAATGAGAAAAAAGGAACTGCATCTGATGATATGGCACTTTTTTTAGTTTTGAATGCAACCTGCATTCAATTAGTTCCGTCTACAATAATTTCAATACGTGCAGCTTGCAATTCTGGAAATCCAGGTGGAATAATACTGCCAACAATTGTATCTACAGCAACAGCAGCCATAGTTGGGGTAATATGCTGCAAATTATTGCAAAAGTATTTTTAA